One segment of Brassica napus cultivar Da-Ae chromosome C3, Da-Ae, whole genome shotgun sequence DNA contains the following:
- the LOC125584475 gene encoding SNF2 domain-containing protein CLASSY 4-like, producing the protein MDMTTCVGRRTRSRTESYLNDLLNQSKGVSVADQSKSRTGRQKKKRASAPAPAPLRDSCSPEKSKRRRKRKRKDDDDVEFVGTIYPKSKREKEHVVVVEDDNVGSPLVIALSSESDRACGVTVDDAMGDDDGDVEFVRTIYPEDVDSSDYTEKISDSSYYAESSDSGEDDEFGGARDTATVKKKSPSERVYKRKTSYRKNDLDVSDLLAKSIWQRKKIVEEDISFEDETAEVDTREDPTVRERSNDKVHEQRKRKRFYMEKKKNRSNVFDLLGDSFESFDVGENPWVSPPINLRFGCEEPEPVEKTEEEKEVDRLWQDMALALSLEGLHSSTYFKNEDVSCSNGKHDFVLDEEIGLKCRYCSYVSIEMKDVSPAMDKYRANVKYRDTVNYKKTCRNKGDPLLDSLDLEASGHNSNLASLKKIQGTVWEYIPGIKNTLYPHQQEGFEFMWKNLAGTTKLHELKSSSVVKESGGCIISHSPGTGKTRLTIVFLQSYLQQFPDSHPVVIAPASLLLTWEEEFKKWNSNIPFYNMSNQELSGLENPSAVSLLNGSRQHRSKKDSVRMVKLYSWRNKKSILGISYSLYEKLTGNKCASGETQKFRKMLLDFPGLLVLDEGHTPRNNNSCIWKVLTEVKTEKRIILSGTPFQNNFKEISNVLCLTRPAYKDKISSRLHDLTRLSQEGKNGRFDEEIGIAELKDMIAPFVHVHKGNILRESLPGLRDCVVVLNAPFQQAKILTRIDHSENTLELEHKLSAVSVHPSLYLRRKQTDKERLTIGPVVLKSLERLTLDSKEGAKTRFLIDFIRFSDTVKEKVLVFSQHIDTLELIRDQLSAVFGWTEGEEILYMHGQLQQKFRQRLINNFNKSDSKSKLLLASTKACSEGINLVGASRVVLLDVDWNPSVERQAISRAYRIGQKRVVYTYHLMVKGTTEWDKYCKQNKKHRISEMVFSPTNEKDKLIGNEVVSEDKILDEMVRHEKLKDMFEKILYRKTESDMFTNIL; encoded by the exons ATGGATATGACTACTTGCGTCGGCAGAAGAACTCGCTCGAGGACGGAATCTTACTTGAACGATCTTCTGAATCAATCGAAGGGGGTTTCCGTCGCGGATCAATCTAAGAGTAGGACAGGgaggcagaagaagaagagagcgtCCGCGCCCGCGCCCGCGCCCTTGCGCGATTCTTGCTCGCCGGAGAAGTCGAAACGGCGCCGGAAAAGGAAGAGAAAGGATGACGATGATGTGGAGTTCGTCGGAACTATCTATCCGAAAAGTAAGCGAGAGAAGGAGCATGTAGTAGTAGTAGAGGATGACAATGTAGGTTCACCTTTGGTGATCGCTCTTAGTTCAGAGTCAGATAGGGCTTGTGGTGTGACTGTAGATGATGCCATGGgcgatgatgatggtgatgttGAATTCGTTAGAACTATCTATCCTGAAGATGTTGACTCATCTGATTACACGGAGAAAATCTCAGATTCTTCTTATTATGCGGAGAGCTCTGATAGTGGTGAGGACGATGAGTTTGGTGGTGCCAGAGACACTGCTACAGTCAAGAAGAAGAGCCCAAGTGAAAGAGTGTATAAGCGGAAGACTTCTTATAGGAAGAATGATTTGGATGTATCTGATCTGCTAGCAAAATCTATTTGGCAGAGAAAGAAAATTGTCGAGGAAGATATCTCTTTTGAAGACGAAACAGCAGAGGTTGATACCAGAGAAGATCCTACTGTTAGAGAGAGATCAAATGACAAGGTACATGAGCAGAGGAAACGAAAGAGATTCTATATGGAGAAAAAGAAGAACCGTTCAAATGTGTTTGATCTGCTAGGAGATTCTTTTGAGAGTTTTGATGTTGGGGAAAACCCGTGGGTTTCTCCTCCTATAAACCTGAGATTTGGCTGTGAGGAGCCTGAGCCAGTTGAGAAaacagaagaggagaaagaagtaGACAGGTTGTGGCAAGATATGGCCTTAGCTTTATCATTGGAAGGACTACACTCATCTACTTATTTTAAA AATGAAGATGTGTCATGTAGCAACGGGAAGCATGATTTCGTCCTTGATGAGGAAATTGGTCTGAAATGCCGCTACTGTTCTTATGTCTCCATCGAGATGAAAGATGTTTCACCTGCCATG GACAAGTATCGTGCTAATGTTAAGTATCGTGATACTGTTAACTACAAAAAGACATGTCGTAACAAAGGTGACCCTTTACTTGACAGCCTTGATTTGGAAGCGTCAGGCCACAACAGCAACCTGGCGTCTTTGAAGAAGATACAGGGAACTGTCTGGGAATACATCCCTGGCATAAAAAATACTCTGTACCCACACCAACAAGAAGGCTTTGAGTTTATGTGGAAGAACTTAGCCGGGACAACAAAACTCCACGAGTTGAAAAGCTCATCAGTGGTAAAAGAAAGTGGGGGATGCATTATTTCTCATTCCCCTGGGACTGGCAAGACGCGTTTGACCATCGTGTTTCTTCAGTCATACTTACAACAGTTTCCAGATAGCCATCCTGTGGTCATAGCTCCCGCAAGTTTACTGCTCACATGGGAAGAAGAGTTCAAGAAATGGAATTCAAACATTCCGTTTTATAACATGAGTAATCAAGAGTTGTCAGGGCTAGAGAACCCATCAGCTGTTTCACTTCTAAATGGAAGTCGACAACATAGGAGCAAAAAGGATTCTGTCCGTATGGTTAAGCTATATTCATGGAGGAACAAGAAGAGCATTCTTGGAATCAGTTACAGTCTCTATGAGAAGCTCACTGGGAACAAGTGCGCCTCTGGGGAGACGCAAAAGTTTAGAAAGATGTTGCTGGACTTTCCAGGGCTCCTGGTCCTTGACGAAGGCCACACTCCTAGGAACAACAATAGTTGCATCTGGAAAGTGCTCACCGAAGTGAAAACGGAGAAGCGTATCATACTCTCAGGGACACCGTTCCAGAACAATTTCAAGGAGATTTCTAACGTCCTATGCCTGACGAGACCAGCTTATAAAGATAAGATCTCTTCTAGGCTCCATGATCTTACGAGGCTGAGCCAAGAAGGCAAAAACGGGAGGTTCGATGAAGAGATTGGAATCGCGGAGCTTAAAGACATGATCGCTCCTTTTGTTCATGTCCACAAAGGGAACATCCTTCGAGAGAGCCTCCCAGGTCTAAGAGACTGTGTTGTGGTTCTGAACGCTCCTTTTCAACAGGCGAAAATCCTGACGAGAATCGACCATTCTGAAAACACGCTTGAGCTTGAGCACAAGCTTTCAGCTGTTTCGGTACACCCGTCTCTGTATCTGCGACGCAAGCAGACAGACAAGGAACGGTTAACCATTGGGCCAGTGGTACTGAAAAGCCTGGAGAGACTTACGCTTGACTCAAAGGAAGGTGCGAAAACGAGGTTCTTGATCGACTTCATCCGGTTCAGTGATACAGTGAAGGAGAAAGTCTTGGTGTTTAGTCAACACATTGACACGCTAGAACTGATCAGGGACCAGCTCAGTGCAGTGTTTGGCTGGACTGAAGGAGAAGAGATTCTCTACATGCATGGTCAACTCCAACAGAAATTCAGGCAGCGTCTGATCAACAACTTCAACAAATCAGACAGCAAATCCAAATTGCTACTAGCATCAACAAAAGCATGTTCCGAAGGTATTAATCTTGTCGGAGCTTCGAGGGTCGTGCTTCTTGATGTTGATTGGAACCCTTCTGTTGAGAGACAAGCCATAAGCCGAGCTTACAGAATTGGTCAGAAGAGGGTTGTGTACACTTACCATCTCATGGTTAAAGGCACAACTGAGTGGGACAAGTACTGTAAGCAAAACAAGAAACATCGCATATCTGAAATGGTCTTCTCTCCTACCAACGAGAAAGATAAGCTGATTGGAAACGAAGTTGTTTCTGAAGATAAAATTCTTGATGAGATGGTTCGCCATGAGAAGCTGAAAGACATGTTTGAGAAGATACTTTATCGCAAAACAGAATCCGACATGTTTACAAACATCCTCTGA